The following proteins come from a genomic window of Pyxidicoccus sp. MSG2:
- a CDS encoding response regulator: MSRPLLVVDDDADLREALEEVLRDAGHEVQGASNGKHALEVLGAMPVLPGLVLLDMMMPVMDGGGFARAMRQVPRWRDIPVLVFSASANARQVAEEIGACGHLRKPVDVDTLVEAVRRHKVE, encoded by the coding sequence GTGAGCCGGCCGTTGCTGGTGGTGGACGACGACGCGGACCTGCGCGAGGCGCTGGAAGAGGTGCTGCGCGACGCGGGCCACGAGGTGCAGGGTGCGAGCAATGGCAAGCATGCCCTGGAGGTGCTGGGCGCCATGCCCGTGCTGCCGGGGCTGGTGCTCCTGGACATGATGATGCCGGTGATGGACGGGGGCGGCTTCGCCCGCGCCATGCGCCAGGTTCCCCGGTGGCGTGACATCCCCGTGCTCGTCTTCTCCGCGTCCGCCAATGCCCGGCAGGTGGCCGAGGAGATTGGTGCGTGCGGACACCTGCGCAAGCCCGTGGACGTGGACACGCTCGTCGAGGCCGTGCGCAGGCACAAGGTGGAGTGA
- a CDS encoding response regulator — protein MNGSERPILLVEDNPDDADLTLRAFKRAGITTPVDVARDGVEALDYLLAQGAFESRAGKPLPVVVLLDLKLPRLDGHEVLRRIRADARTRLLPVVVLTSSVEEVDLVRGYGGGANSYVRKPVSYTEFVEAARQLGLYWLVLNHEPPSASPPGTAG, from the coding sequence ATGAATGGCTCCGAGCGCCCCATCCTCCTCGTGGAGGACAACCCGGATGACGCGGACCTGACCCTTCGGGCCTTCAAGCGCGCGGGAATCACCACCCCGGTGGACGTGGCGCGCGACGGGGTGGAGGCGCTCGACTATCTGCTCGCCCAGGGCGCCTTCGAGTCGCGCGCCGGCAAGCCGCTGCCGGTGGTGGTGCTGCTCGACTTGAAGCTGCCGCGGTTGGACGGGCACGAGGTGCTGCGCCGCATCCGCGCGGACGCGCGCACGCGGCTGTTGCCGGTGGTCGTCCTCACCTCGTCCGTGGAAGAGGTGGACCTGGTGCGCGGCTATGGCGGCGGGGCCAACAGCTACGTGCGCAAGCCGGTGAGCTACACGGAGTTCGTGGAGGCGGCGCGCCAGCTCGGCCTGTACTGGCTGGTGCTCAACCACGAGCCGCCCTCCGCGTCTCCTCCCGGGACGGCGGGATGA
- a CDS encoding sensor histidine kinase, giving the protein MSALAYLDPNRFRRLLLRSVVLPAVLGALLAGLLFWEVRQLLQADESADRSDAVLAQAVHVRQLLIDRETGLRGFLLTGDARFLEPYDTAGARLPEALSQLESLVSESPDQRARLGALHRRRADWEAFADDELRSFRNGGSWQKRVVEGEGKRRMDGMRRLLDDLASEERERADQHGALAERQARLVLWGGAAWLLVLGALLAWMGRRQLVVLSDDYESLLEQARAQADALRASEARLEQRVAQRTQELTAANRELESFSYSVSHDLRAPLRAVDGFSQALLEDEGERISEEGHEHLRRLRAAASRMGQLIDDLLRLSRLSRAELRQEPVDLSALARDVAEGLKRGEPGRDTTFDIAPGLATRGDARLLRVVLENLLGNAWKFTSQRSGARIELFAESRDGHPRYCVRDNGVGFDMAYASKLFSPFQRLHRPTEFPGTGIGLATVQRIIHRHGGDITAEAVPDGGATFRFTLEESHP; this is encoded by the coding sequence ATGTCCGCCTTGGCCTACCTCGACCCGAACCGCTTCCGTCGCCTGCTGCTGCGCTCCGTGGTGCTGCCCGCGGTGCTGGGGGCGCTGCTGGCGGGACTGCTCTTCTGGGAGGTGCGCCAGCTCCTCCAGGCGGACGAGTCGGCGGACCGTTCCGACGCGGTGCTCGCGCAGGCCGTCCACGTGCGCCAGCTCCTCATCGACCGGGAGACGGGCCTTCGCGGCTTCCTCCTCACGGGAGACGCCAGATTCCTCGAGCCCTACGACACCGCGGGAGCGCGCCTCCCCGAGGCCCTGAGCCAGTTGGAGTCGCTCGTGTCGGAGTCGCCGGACCAGCGGGCCCGACTGGGAGCGCTGCACCGGCGCCGGGCGGACTGGGAGGCCTTCGCCGACGACGAGCTGCGGAGCTTCAGGAATGGTGGGAGCTGGCAGAAGCGGGTCGTCGAGGGAGAGGGCAAGCGTCGCATGGACGGCATGCGCCGGCTCCTCGACGACCTGGCCTCCGAGGAGCGAGAGCGGGCCGACCAGCACGGAGCCCTCGCCGAGCGCCAGGCGCGGCTGGTGCTGTGGGGCGGTGCTGCCTGGCTGCTCGTGCTCGGGGCCCTGCTGGCCTGGATGGGCCGGCGCCAGCTCGTCGTCCTGTCGGACGACTACGAGTCCCTGCTCGAGCAGGCCCGGGCCCAGGCCGACGCCCTGCGCGCCAGCGAGGCGCGCCTGGAGCAGCGCGTGGCCCAGCGCACCCAGGAGCTGACGGCGGCCAACCGCGAGCTGGAGTCCTTCAGCTACTCCGTCTCCCACGACCTGCGCGCCCCCCTGCGCGCGGTGGACGGCTTCAGCCAGGCGCTGCTGGAGGACGAGGGCGAGCGCATCTCCGAGGAGGGCCACGAGCACCTCCGGCGGCTGCGCGCGGCGGCCAGCCGCATGGGGCAGCTCATCGACGACCTGCTGCGCCTGTCCCGTCTGTCCCGCGCCGAGCTGCGCCAGGAGCCGGTGGACCTGAGCGCCCTGGCCCGGGACGTGGCGGAGGGGCTGAAGCGTGGCGAGCCCGGCCGCGACACGACCTTCGACATCGCCCCCGGCCTCGCGACGCGGGGGGATGCCCGGTTGCTCCGGGTCGTCCTGGAGAATCTGCTGGGCAACGCCTGGAAGTTCACCAGCCAGCGCTCCGGGGCCCGCATCGAACTTTTCGCTGAGTCGAGGGACGGGCACCCCCGTTACTGTGTCCGAGACAACGGCGTGGGTTTCGACATGGCGTACGCGAGCAAGCTCTTCTCCCCCTTCCAGCGGCTGCACCGGCCCACCGAGTTCCCCGGCACCGGCATTGGCCTTGCGACCGTGCAGCGCATCATCCACCGCCATGGCGGAGACATCACCGCGGAGGCGGTGCCGGATGGCGGGGCCACCTTCCGCTTCACCCTCGAGGAGTCGCACCCATGA
- a CDS encoding DUF2378 family protein, translating into MHVGTEASSSGAAWELELRRLAASEEDSARGMFFQGTLDVVGFLGGEGAVARCKGVAGIWEINPVHMYPISRYLRMTSTAARLLAPQLDGFEGVLKRIGTQATVDFLSSMFGRDLMQTAGGSPRKLLQSLGDAYRAAVSYGDRYPLWTGDKSARFIMRRDFMPAAYHEGVLQGVLEAVGAHDVRVYGRQVALLDSEYELSWK; encoded by the coding sequence ATGCACGTGGGCACGGAAGCGAGCAGCAGTGGAGCAGCCTGGGAGCTGGAGCTGCGACGCCTTGCGGCAAGCGAGGAGGACTCGGCCCGCGGGATGTTCTTCCAGGGCACGCTGGACGTGGTCGGCTTCCTGGGTGGGGAGGGCGCCGTGGCCCGGTGCAAGGGCGTGGCGGGCATCTGGGAAATCAACCCCGTGCACATGTACCCCATCAGCCGCTACCTGCGGATGACGTCCACGGCGGCGCGCCTGCTGGCGCCACAACTGGACGGCTTCGAGGGCGTGCTGAAGCGCATTGGCACGCAGGCCACGGTGGACTTCCTGTCCTCCATGTTCGGCAGGGACCTGATGCAGACGGCGGGCGGCAGTCCGCGCAAGCTGCTGCAGTCGCTGGGCGACGCGTACCGCGCGGCGGTGAGCTACGGCGACCGCTACCCGCTGTGGACGGGCGACAAGAGCGCGCGCTTCATCATGCGGCGCGACTTCATGCCCGCCGCGTACCACGAGGGCGTGCTCCAGGGCGTGCTCGAGGCCGTCGGCGCGCACGACGTGCGGGTGTACGGACGTCAGGTGGCGCTGCTGGACAGTGAGTACGAGCTGTCCTGGAAGTGA
- a CDS encoding pyridoxal-phosphate-dependent aminotransferase family protein yields the protein MRDLLMIPGPVEFEPEVLQALAAPTLGHTDPAFISLFGRALKRLREVCLAPGAQPFVVAGSGTLAMELAGANLVEPGDRALVVNTGYFSDRMAKILERHGAQVTHARAAPGESPSADEVETHLSRGGFKVMTVTHVDTSTGVLAPVEALVRAGRKHGVLVVVDGVCATAGESFHQDAWGADVYLTASQKAVGVPPGLALLTVGPRAMEAWRKRKTPVASVYSDWAEWLPIMEAYEGGKPAYFATPPVNLVCALDVSLGQILAEGMEARFARHQRMARAFRAAWKALGLRMLPTSEAITANTLSAVYYPDGVDAALVGRVKGQGIVIAGGLHPELKTRYFRVGHMNRVGPTDVLAAVGAVERALLAAGHRSEPGAAVAAAQASLVAG from the coding sequence GTGAGAGACCTGCTGATGATTCCGGGGCCGGTGGAGTTCGAGCCGGAAGTGCTCCAGGCGCTGGCGGCGCCCACGCTCGGCCACACGGACCCGGCCTTCATCTCCCTCTTCGGCCGGGCGCTGAAGCGGCTGCGCGAGGTGTGTCTCGCCCCCGGCGCGCAGCCCTTCGTGGTGGCCGGCTCCGGTACGCTGGCCATGGAGCTGGCGGGCGCCAACCTGGTGGAGCCGGGCGACCGCGCGCTCGTGGTGAACACCGGCTACTTCAGTGACCGGATGGCGAAAATCCTGGAGCGGCACGGCGCGCAGGTGACGCACGCGCGCGCGGCCCCGGGCGAGTCCCCCTCCGCGGACGAGGTGGAGACGCACCTGTCGCGCGGCGGCTTCAAGGTGATGACCGTCACCCACGTGGACACCTCCACCGGAGTCCTGGCGCCCGTGGAGGCGCTGGTGCGCGCCGGGCGCAAGCACGGGGTTCTGGTGGTGGTGGACGGCGTGTGCGCCACCGCGGGCGAGTCCTTCCACCAGGACGCGTGGGGCGCGGACGTGTACCTCACCGCCAGTCAGAAGGCGGTGGGCGTGCCGCCGGGGCTGGCGCTGCTCACCGTGGGGCCGCGTGCGATGGAGGCCTGGCGCAAGCGCAAGACGCCGGTGGCCAGCGTCTATTCGGACTGGGCGGAGTGGCTCCCCATCATGGAGGCGTACGAGGGAGGCAAGCCGGCCTACTTCGCGACGCCGCCCGTCAACCTCGTCTGCGCGCTGGACGTGAGCCTCGGGCAGATTCTCGCCGAGGGCATGGAGGCGCGTTTCGCCCGGCACCAGCGCATGGCGCGCGCCTTCCGCGCGGCGTGGAAGGCCCTGGGCCTGCGCATGCTGCCCACGTCCGAGGCCATCACCGCCAACACCCTGAGCGCCGTGTACTACCCGGACGGCGTGGACGCGGCGCTGGTGGGGCGGGTGAAGGGCCAGGGCATCGTCATCGCCGGCGGCCTGCACCCGGAATTGAAGACGCGCTACTTCCGCGTGGGCCACATGAACCGCGTCGGCCCCACGGACGTGCTGGCCGCGGTCGGCGCGGTGGAGCGGGCGCTGCTCGCCGCCGGCCACCGCTCCGAGCCCGGCGCCGCCGTGGCCGCCGCCCAGGCCTCCCTCGTCGCGGGCTGA
- a CDS encoding M20/M25/M40 family metallo-hydrolase produces MQALALREDRFLDVLRRLIALTPKLQNNPSGGMVPEERLAAQVVLDTLAPHIKSGFIQVESLAAPGNEARPCLVLTVKGTGEGTLGFVGAHFDVVPADEKGEGWEHSPFALWEGPGGVLYGRGVTDCLGHVAVITDLLAQLAERNVRPSRTLKVVFISNEESTDLPGLGLGYVAQQGRLKDLLGQPVYWLDSANFGPNVGTGGNAIWELKVTGVGGHSGMPQNCVNALELAMATSLELARWFHARYPATEDERKWGFLASSSLKATVVEGANTKETKIPADITLRGDIRVTPFYDLKEVMQSVEAFVRDLDARLERDEVLPGFPRTRTAAGKRGSLAFRFQGNGTEGIACRLDSPGLQALKDAIQHVRGVAPTPFSLTGSLPLVRDLQRQGCDVQITGFGDMAYYHAPNEQARLEDFRQGFTILRELLVRL; encoded by the coding sequence ATGCAAGCGCTCGCCCTTCGTGAGGACCGTTTCCTGGATGTGCTCCGGCGGCTCATCGCCCTGACGCCGAAGCTGCAGAACAATCCCAGCGGGGGCATGGTGCCCGAGGAGCGGCTGGCCGCGCAGGTGGTGCTGGACACGCTCGCCCCACATATAAAGTCCGGCTTCATCCAGGTCGAGTCGCTCGCGGCCCCCGGCAACGAGGCGCGGCCCTGCCTGGTGCTCACCGTGAAGGGCACGGGCGAGGGCACGCTGGGCTTCGTGGGGGCGCACTTCGACGTCGTGCCCGCGGACGAGAAGGGCGAGGGCTGGGAGCACAGCCCCTTCGCGCTGTGGGAGGGGCCCGGTGGCGTGCTCTACGGGCGCGGTGTCACCGACTGCCTCGGCCACGTGGCGGTGATAACCGATTTGCTCGCGCAGCTCGCCGAGCGCAACGTGCGCCCGAGCCGGACGCTGAAGGTGGTGTTCATCTCCAACGAGGAGTCCACGGACCTGCCGGGCCTGGGCCTGGGCTACGTGGCGCAGCAGGGGCGGCTGAAGGACCTGCTCGGGCAGCCGGTGTACTGGCTGGACAGCGCCAACTTCGGCCCCAACGTGGGCACCGGCGGCAACGCCATCTGGGAGCTGAAGGTGACGGGCGTGGGTGGGCACTCGGGCATGCCGCAGAACTGCGTCAACGCGCTGGAGCTGGCCATGGCCACGTCGCTGGAGCTGGCCCGCTGGTTCCACGCGCGCTACCCCGCCACCGAGGACGAGAGGAAGTGGGGCTTCCTGGCCTCGTCCAGCCTCAAGGCCACCGTGGTGGAGGGCGCCAACACCAAGGAGACGAAGATTCCCGCCGACATCACCCTGCGCGGCGACATCCGCGTGACGCCCTTCTATGACTTGAAGGAGGTGATGCAGTCGGTGGAGGCCTTCGTGCGGGATTTGGACGCCCGGCTCGAGCGTGACGAAGTCCTTCCCGGCTTCCCGCGCACGCGCACGGCGGCGGGCAAGCGCGGCTCGCTGGCATTCCGCTTCCAGGGCAACGGCACGGAGGGCATCGCCTGCCGGCTGGATTCGCCGGGGCTCCAGGCGCTGAAGGACGCGATTCAGCACGTGCGCGGCGTGGCGCCGACGCCGTTCTCCCTCACCGGCTCGCTGCCGCTCGTGCGCGACCTGCAGCGCCAGGGGTGCGACGTGCAGATAACGGGCTTCGGGGACATGGCGTACTACCACGCACCCAACGAGCAGGCCCGGCTGGAGGACTTCCGGCAGGGCTTCACCATCCTCCGCGAGCTGCTCGTGCGGCTGTGA
- a CDS encoding 5'-nucleotidase, translating to MKAPLPLMLCVALLLAVQANAAPRRLVLLLTGDNQGEIAPCGCKQEPQGGLARRKTAVDAEKARGLPVVLLDAGNALFRKPVRQDEPLVTQRAELVLEQMEALGTTAMAVGHRDLSQGLGWLRKAAQGPKKKMKLLSANLVDKAGKAPFAASTVVEAGGLKVGVVGVSPEGAPPGEPTLKGRPPLEAAMAEARRLRQKSKVDVVVVLAAVPYQEAVKLAILAGDAVDFVVESHEAKGIGIGELVGTHAAVFPSGELGRQLTRLELNVDGPGPSVDLGSGTRARQQLVVVEGNLLKAHERLAATRDEPTRADLSRTIVELEGRMRQLETEVDVKAPAGGRAHQLSYLTLGLSVADDAAVKQKVEQLEPPGAASATH from the coding sequence GTGAAGGCCCCACTCCCGCTGATGCTGTGCGTTGCGTTGTTGTTGGCGGTGCAAGCGAATGCTGCGCCGCGGCGTCTGGTATTGCTGCTCACCGGAGACAACCAGGGTGAGATTGCGCCATGTGGGTGCAAGCAGGAGCCCCAGGGCGGACTGGCGCGACGGAAGACCGCGGTGGATGCGGAGAAGGCGCGCGGCCTGCCGGTGGTGCTGCTGGACGCGGGTAACGCGCTGTTCCGCAAGCCGGTGCGTCAAGACGAGCCGCTGGTGACCCAGCGCGCGGAGCTGGTGCTGGAGCAGATGGAGGCGCTGGGCACCACGGCCATGGCGGTGGGTCACCGCGACCTGTCCCAGGGGCTGGGGTGGCTGCGGAAGGCCGCGCAGGGACCGAAGAAGAAGATGAAGCTCTTGTCCGCGAACCTGGTGGACAAGGCCGGCAAGGCGCCCTTCGCGGCGTCCACGGTGGTGGAGGCCGGGGGCCTGAAGGTGGGCGTGGTGGGTGTGTCACCCGAGGGCGCGCCGCCGGGAGAGCCCACGCTGAAGGGGCGCCCGCCGCTGGAGGCGGCCATGGCCGAGGCGCGCCGGCTGCGCCAGAAGAGCAAGGTGGACGTGGTGGTGGTGCTCGCGGCGGTGCCGTACCAGGAGGCCGTGAAGCTGGCCATCCTCGCCGGGGACGCGGTGGACTTCGTGGTGGAGTCGCATGAGGCCAAGGGCATTGGCATCGGCGAGCTGGTGGGCACCCACGCCGCCGTGTTCCCCTCGGGGGAGCTGGGGCGGCAGCTGACGCGGCTGGAGCTGAACGTGGACGGGCCGGGCCCTTCCGTGGACCTGGGCTCGGGGACGCGGGCGCGCCAGCAGCTGGTCGTGGTGGAGGGCAACCTCCTGAAGGCGCACGAGCGTCTGGCCGCCACCCGCGACGAGCCGACGCGCGCCGACCTCAGCCGCACCATCGTCGAGCTGGAGGGCCGCATGCGGCAGCTGGAGACGGAAGTCGATGTGAAGGCGCCCGCCGGTGGGCGCGCGCACCAGCTCTCCTACCTCACGCTGGGCCTGTCGGTGGCGGATGACGCGGCGGTGAAGCAGAAGGTGGAGCAGCTCGAGCCGCCCGGCGCGGCCAGCGCCACGCACTGA
- a CDS encoding zinc metalloprotease: MRSIFGKAAVTFGAVAAMVGCGPVDESEMNQAPTDTQEAALLDRCGNPDFDAQSVAEIEARFEAIKARQAMKGNVQAMAVNIPVYFHVIRSATGAGGVTATQINNQISVLNAAYGSAGFTFTLAGTDTTNNGTWYTCTGGSCETQMKNALRKGTADDLNFYTNNMGGGLLGWATFPWSYASAPKMDGVVVLQTSLPGGTATNYNQGDTGTHEVGHWMGLYHTFQGGCASPGDSVSDTAPEASPASGCPSGRDTCSGGGVDPITNFMDYSYDSCMNNFSAGQNSRMNSMWTSYRLGK; the protein is encoded by the coding sequence ATGCGCTCGATTTTCGGTAAGGCCGCTGTGACGTTCGGTGCCGTTGCTGCCATGGTCGGCTGTGGTCCGGTGGACGAGTCGGAGATGAATCAGGCCCCGACGGACACGCAGGAGGCGGCCCTCCTCGACCGCTGCGGTAACCCTGACTTCGACGCGCAGTCCGTGGCCGAAATCGAGGCGCGCTTCGAGGCCATCAAGGCCCGCCAGGCGATGAAGGGCAACGTGCAGGCGATGGCGGTGAACATCCCCGTCTACTTCCACGTCATCCGCAGCGCGACGGGCGCCGGTGGCGTGACGGCCACGCAGATCAACAACCAGATTTCCGTCCTCAACGCCGCGTACGGGTCCGCCGGCTTCACCTTCACCCTGGCGGGTACGGACACCACGAACAACGGCACCTGGTACACCTGTACGGGCGGCAGCTGCGAGACGCAGATGAAGAACGCCCTGCGCAAGGGCACCGCGGACGACCTGAACTTCTACACCAACAACATGGGCGGCGGCCTGCTCGGCTGGGCGACCTTCCCCTGGAGCTACGCCAGCGCCCCGAAGATGGACGGCGTGGTCGTCCTCCAGACCTCGCTGCCCGGCGGCACCGCCACCAACTACAACCAGGGCGACACCGGCACCCACGAGGTCGGTCACTGGATGGGCCTGTACCACACGTTCCAGGGCGGCTGCGCCAGCCCCGGCGACAGCGTGAGCGACACCGCGCCCGAGGCCTCGCCGGCCTCCGGCTGCCCCTCCGGCCGTGACACCTGCTCGGGTGGCGGCGTGGACCCCATCACCAACTTCATGGACTACAGCTACGACTCCTGCATGAACAACTTCAGCGCGGGCCAGAACAGCCGCATGAACAGCATGTGGACCTCGTACCGCCTGGGGAAGTAA
- a CDS encoding ATP-grasp domain-containing protein: MKTETGTVVLVGSREDIHIKEVARRLGVEGVDAVIVDTLAFPDETTVSLTDDLAGITVDGRTVGRPAAVYVRGLHSSPLAYLVDAQEAMDEDWRTTLTAFREKATMLNGLVARWEQLGVPLYNPVSSDWTMNKPVQLAALKAAGLPVPRTLWTNDAEAVRRFAAGGRVAYKPITGGAATQELLPEDLTDERLAALSAAPVTFQELLPGEDIRVYVLDGEIIASLRIVTSALDFRQNEERLEPFELPPEVARDCVKGCEVLGLRWTGLDLKRGQDGVLKFLEMNGSAMFLGFDASGGTDIAGHFTRALAKHARRA, from the coding sequence ATGAAGACAGAGACTGGGACGGTGGTGCTCGTGGGCTCCCGCGAGGACATCCACATCAAGGAAGTGGCGCGCCGGCTGGGCGTGGAGGGTGTGGACGCCGTCATCGTGGACACGCTGGCCTTCCCTGACGAGACGACGGTGTCCCTCACGGATGACCTGGCGGGCATCACCGTCGACGGGCGCACCGTGGGCCGGCCCGCCGCCGTCTACGTGCGCGGCCTGCACAGCAGCCCCCTGGCCTATCTGGTGGACGCGCAGGAGGCCATGGACGAGGACTGGCGCACCACGCTCACCGCCTTCCGCGAGAAGGCCACGATGCTCAACGGGCTCGTGGCCCGGTGGGAGCAGCTCGGCGTGCCGCTCTACAATCCCGTCTCCAGCGACTGGACGATGAACAAGCCGGTGCAGCTCGCCGCACTCAAGGCCGCGGGCCTGCCGGTGCCCCGCACGCTGTGGACCAATGACGCGGAGGCCGTGCGCCGCTTCGCCGCGGGAGGGCGCGTGGCCTACAAGCCCATCACCGGCGGCGCCGCCACCCAAGAGTTGCTGCCGGAAGACCTCACCGACGAGCGGCTCGCCGCGCTGTCCGCCGCCCCCGTCACCTTCCAGGAATTGCTGCCCGGGGAGGACATCCGCGTGTACGTGCTGGACGGGGAAATCATCGCCAGCCTGCGCATCGTCACCTCCGCGCTCGACTTCCGTCAGAACGAGGAGCGCCTGGAGCCGTTCGAGTTGCCGCCCGAGGTGGCCCGCGACTGCGTGAAGGGGTGCGAGGTGCTCGGCCTGCGGTGGACGGGGTTGGACTTGAAGCGCGGGCAGGACGGCGTGCTCAAGTTCCTGGAGATGAACGGCTCCGCCATGTTCCTCGGCTTCGACGCGAGCGGCGGCACCGACATCGCCGGCCACTTCACGCGCGCGCTCGCGAAGCACGCGCGGCGGGCGTAG
- a CDS encoding peptidase domain-containing ABC transporter, with the protein MPRSRLAVALQPYPLRRQLEEADCGPACLEMISAYHGARHELSSLKDLAHVQTSGTSMVDLLTTAQKVGFQARGFHVEDFSDLDDEEGQALLPGIIHWEENHYVVLYKLTPKEAIIGDPALGLRRIPRARLGDHWNGILLSLQPTDAIFRPLEVPGAPEASHRLGGLRRFGRGLLRYRLLLFQVLLTTVLLQALALAQPFLIQGLVDKAVGGRNVTLLAAVGVGLAVLLVAQVLVSVARGAGLFLLSSGYSVLLLAQFWKRLLSLPVSFFARRHRGDLLQRIEDHQRIRRILQGASVSVLLDLVMLVGYGVVLFLYDATVFGIFLTGATVYTVWTLLLMPRRTVLDHQRFRAAADASRLEMQMLGGIQTLKACGAERQARARWEKIQAREVEAGRRIWLHDTIHNSGAQFVNQGVYAGILVYEAHLVLAGQLTLGQMVATLAILGLVLAPMQNLVMFIHQVQDVFISLRRVDIVYDAEPELRDDTVPVTGALTQAPELKLEGVTFRYGSPNDPPVLDDVSFTIPAGKMTAIVGRSGAGKTTLTQVLYGLYRAEQGRVLYDGRPIESFDPTALRRSVSFVFQKTDVFDGTLAENIALGDDTPDWERLEHAARTACLDALLALPNGLKTKIGEAGMRLSGGEEQRLQLARAIYRNPRVLFLDEATSHLDAELERAITEALQREAAGRTLVVVAHRLSTVRRADKIVVLDKGRVVEEGTHDELVAIPGGRYRTLVENQMEQS; encoded by the coding sequence GTGCCTCGCTCCCGGCTCGCCGTCGCCCTCCAGCCGTATCCCCTCCGTCGCCAGCTCGAGGAGGCGGACTGTGGACCCGCCTGTCTGGAGATGATTTCCGCGTACCACGGCGCCCGGCACGAGCTGTCCTCGCTGAAGGACCTCGCCCACGTCCAGACGAGCGGCACCTCCATGGTGGACCTGCTCACCACCGCCCAGAAGGTCGGGTTCCAGGCCCGAGGCTTCCACGTGGAGGACTTCTCCGACCTCGATGACGAGGAAGGCCAGGCCCTGCTCCCCGGCATCATCCACTGGGAGGAGAACCACTACGTCGTCCTCTACAAGCTGACGCCGAAGGAGGCCATCATCGGCGACCCCGCGCTGGGCCTGCGCCGCATCCCCCGCGCGCGGCTCGGCGACCACTGGAACGGCATCCTCCTGTCGCTCCAGCCCACCGACGCCATCTTCCGCCCGCTGGAAGTCCCCGGCGCGCCGGAAGCCTCCCACCGCCTCGGCGGCCTGAGGCGCTTCGGCCGGGGCCTCTTGCGCTACCGCCTGCTGCTCTTCCAGGTGCTCCTCACCACGGTGCTCCTCCAGGCCCTCGCGCTCGCGCAGCCCTTCCTCATCCAGGGGCTCGTGGACAAGGCGGTGGGCGGCCGCAACGTGACGCTGCTCGCCGCCGTGGGCGTGGGCCTGGCCGTGCTGCTCGTGGCGCAGGTGCTGGTATCGGTGGCGCGCGGCGCGGGCCTCTTCCTCCTGTCCAGCGGCTACTCGGTGCTGCTGCTGGCGCAGTTCTGGAAACGCCTTCTGTCCCTGCCCGTGTCCTTCTTCGCGCGGCGCCACCGGGGTGATTTGCTCCAGCGCATCGAGGACCACCAGCGCATCCGCCGCATCCTCCAGGGCGCGTCCGTCTCCGTGCTGCTCGACCTGGTGATGCTCGTGGGCTACGGCGTGGTGCTCTTCCTGTACGACGCCACCGTCTTCGGCATCTTCCTCACGGGCGCGACGGTGTACACGGTGTGGACGCTGCTGCTGATGCCCCGGCGCACGGTGCTGGACCACCAGCGCTTCCGCGCGGCCGCGGATGCCAGCCGCCTGGAGATGCAGATGCTCGGCGGCATCCAGACGCTCAAGGCGTGCGGCGCCGAGCGCCAGGCCCGCGCCCGCTGGGAGAAAATCCAGGCGCGCGAGGTGGAGGCCGGTCGCCGCATCTGGCTGCACGACACCATCCACAACTCCGGTGCGCAGTTCGTCAACCAGGGCGTGTACGCGGGCATCCTCGTCTACGAGGCGCACCTGGTGCTCGCCGGCCAGCTCACGCTCGGACAGATGGTGGCCACGCTCGCCATCCTCGGCCTCGTGCTGGCGCCGATGCAGAACCTGGTCATGTTCATCCACCAGGTGCAGGACGTGTTCATCTCCCTGCGCCGCGTGGACATCGTCTACGACGCCGAGCCCGAGCTGCGCGACGACACCGTGCCCGTCACGGGCGCACTCACGCAGGCGCCCGAGCTGAAGCTGGAGGGCGTCACCTTCCGCTATGGCTCGCCCAATGACCCGCCCGTCCTGGACGACGTGAGCTTCACGATTCCCGCCGGGAAGATGACGGCGATTGTCGGCCGCTCCGGCGCCGGCAAGACGACGCTCACCCAGGTGCTCTACGGCCTGTACCGCGCGGAGCAGGGCCGCGTCCTCTACGACGGCAGGCCGATTGAGTCCTTCGACCCCACGGCCCTGCGCCGCTCGGTGTCCTTCGTGTTCCAGAAGACGGACGTCTTCGACGGCACGCTCGCGGAGAACATCGCCCTGGGCGACGACACTCCAGATTGGGAACGCCTGGAGCACGCCGCGCGCACCGCGTGCCTGGACGCGCTGCTCGCGCTGCCCAACGGGCTGAAGACGAAGATTGGCGAGGCCGGCATGCGGCTGTCCGGCGGCGAGGAGCAGCGCCTGCAACTGGCGCGCGCCATCTACCGCAATCCGCGTGTGCTCTTCCTCGACGAGGCGACCAGTCACCTCGACGCGGAGCTGGAGCGCGCGATTACGGAGGCACTCCAGCGCGAGGCCGCGGGCCGCACCCTCGTGGTGGTGGCCCACCGCCTGTCCACCGTGCGCCGCGCGGACAAGATTGTCGTCCTCGACAAGGGCCGCGTGGTGGAAGAGGGCACCCACGACGAGCTGGTGGCCATTCCGGGCGGGCGCTACCGCACGCTCGTCGAGAACCAGATGGAGCAGAGCTGA